From a single Lewinella sp. LCG006 genomic region:
- a CDS encoding lysoplasmalogenase, whose translation MPNRILLLLYALLSVVHLGAEELQIEWLILLTKPMLVSLLAFWFWRVTEGSSSFRKFLLLGLVFSVGGDTLLMFVEHGPQMEVYFLLGLGSFLIAQLCYTYALWSYPVVREGLIFRKPWLMVFFLGYLVWILSALWSGIPAPMRLPVGVYATAIVAMAISSTNLYGRTTPTIFRGFFAGVLLFVLSDTLIALNKFGEPIAGARFAIMLTYLAAQFLIAVYGRSLAVSEKR comes from the coding sequence ATGCCAAATCGAATCCTGCTTTTGTTGTACGCCTTGCTAAGTGTGGTTCATCTGGGAGCAGAAGAATTGCAAATAGAATGGCTCATCCTGCTCACCAAACCAATGCTGGTAAGCCTGCTGGCTTTTTGGTTTTGGCGGGTAACCGAAGGAAGTTCCAGCTTTCGAAAATTCCTGCTGCTGGGCTTGGTGTTTTCGGTAGGCGGGGATACCTTATTGATGTTTGTGGAACACGGGCCACAGATGGAAGTCTATTTCTTGTTGGGATTGGGTAGTTTTCTTATCGCTCAACTTTGTTATACTTACGCCTTATGGTCTTATCCGGTGGTAAGAGAAGGCCTTATCTTCCGCAAACCCTGGCTGATGGTATTCTTTTTAGGCTACCTCGTTTGGATTTTGAGTGCGCTCTGGTCAGGAATCCCTGCCCCTATGCGACTGCCTGTGGGTGTATATGCTACCGCGATTGTGGCCATGGCCATTTCTTCGACAAACTTATATGGGCGTACTACGCCAACTATTTTCCGGGGGTTCTTTGCGGGGGTCTTGCTATTTGTCTTATCAGACACGTTGATTGCGCTTAACAAGTTTGGCGAACCAATCGCTGGTGCGCGTTTTGCTATTATGCTTACCTATCTGGCCGCTCAATTTTTGATCGCGGTTTATGGAAGGAGCTTGGCAGTTAGCGAAAAGCGTTAG
- a CDS encoding gliding motility-associated C-terminal domain-containing protein — protein sequence MKSTMIRLLSLNLLLFCLLPSAWATHNRAGEIVIETVPDADGNCLTVKATIITYTKTSSVDADRDSLTICWGDDNCERVARMNGAGSPPNGERLENDIKFNIYMATHTYNGPSTYTISFEDPNRNAGVLNVNFPNSVSIPFYVENVFSLFNPAFSGCNNSPILQVPPIDFACTDEIFTHNPGAYDIDGDSLSYELAVPKQGPNDPVPNFFFPNGMSINPVTGDLVWDTPSQAGEYNIAINIYSYRNGQLIDTMVRDMQIIVEDCSNEPPLVITDVDEICVIAGTVIDFNVTATAPLTDTDQRVRLLAYGAPLNLSVSPAEFTPPSEEYFDDPLVKNFRWQTTCEHISPQPYNVVFRAVDDFLGDTTGLATLKTIRIKVVGPPPEDVQAVAEGPVIQVSWESPYICEDAQDDYFRGFSVWRRINSDQSPLDTCVAGLAGRGYTKISTDTLRQIVDGRYFFEDNNVERGKTYCYRILANFARRTANGLFFFNAVQSLPSEEACVQLGRDVPLLIKADVVATDFGNGVIDVCWSKPDPSDLDTLMNPGPYTYELLRAPGHTEDVTNFTSVFTTTAPDFASANDTCFTDINLNTVDQPYTYVVNFYVNGEPTPLGASTVGGSIYLNATPSDRVNTLFWDELVPWENFEYTIFRENTSGVLEELATVSDPIYRDEGLQNLVEYCYVIRSAGTYNIDGVPSPLLNRSQRVCSTPFDNVPPCPPLLTVTNLCDLSESCEDIETLENTLAWETAATLCPEFEDVDGYRVYYSPMVNAPFSLIATIDDPNLLEFIHQPGGTIAGCYAVTAVDTVGNESAQSNIVCVDNCPVYELPNAFTPNGDSQNDLFVPTRSCFIAEVEFQVYNRWGALVFETRDPALNWNGTNSKGEALESATYFYRCRVFEQRVEGVLPAPELLSGYIELLKGTP from the coding sequence ATGAAGAGCACGATGATCCGCTTACTCTCCCTGAATCTACTCCTATTTTGTCTTCTACCTTCGGCTTGGGCTACTCACAATCGGGCCGGAGAAATCGTCATAGAAACGGTTCCTGATGCTGATGGTAATTGTCTTACCGTAAAAGCAACCATCATCACTTACACCAAAACGTCGAGTGTAGATGCTGACCGGGATTCGCTCACCATCTGCTGGGGAGATGATAATTGTGAACGGGTAGCCAGAATGAATGGTGCTGGGAGTCCTCCTAATGGAGAGCGACTCGAAAATGACATTAAGTTCAATATTTACATGGCGACCCACACTTATAATGGCCCGTCAACCTACACCATTAGTTTTGAAGACCCCAACCGAAACGCAGGGGTGTTGAATGTGAATTTTCCTAATTCTGTGAGTATCCCATTTTATGTTGAGAATGTCTTTTCTTTGTTTAACCCTGCTTTTTCCGGGTGTAATAATTCGCCCATTCTTCAGGTACCACCTATAGACTTTGCCTGTACAGATGAAATTTTCACCCACAACCCTGGAGCTTATGATATTGATGGCGATAGCCTCTCTTATGAACTTGCTGTTCCCAAACAGGGACCTAATGATCCCGTACCCAATTTCTTTTTCCCCAATGGTATGTCCATCAATCCTGTAACCGGAGATCTTGTCTGGGATACTCCTTCGCAGGCAGGAGAATACAATATTGCCATCAATATATACTCTTACCGCAATGGACAGCTGATTGATACCATGGTTCGGGATATGCAGATTATCGTAGAGGATTGTAGCAATGAACCACCTTTGGTGATCACTGATGTTGACGAAATTTGTGTCATCGCGGGTACGGTAATTGATTTCAATGTTACGGCCACGGCTCCGCTCACCGATACCGACCAAAGAGTGCGCTTGCTAGCTTATGGTGCACCACTAAATCTTAGTGTTAGTCCAGCTGAGTTTACACCCCCTTCGGAGGAGTATTTTGATGATCCACTGGTGAAGAATTTCCGCTGGCAGACCACCTGTGAGCATATATCTCCCCAACCTTACAATGTTGTTTTCCGAGCGGTTGATGACTTTTTAGGTGATACCACTGGATTAGCAACGCTGAAGACAATTAGGATAAAAGTAGTAGGACCTCCTCCTGAGGACGTCCAGGCCGTTGCGGAAGGGCCAGTTATACAGGTAAGTTGGGAGTCGCCCTACATTTGTGAAGATGCGCAAGACGATTACTTCAGAGGTTTCTCCGTATGGCGACGAATCAATTCTGATCAATCGCCATTAGATACTTGTGTGGCTGGCTTGGCTGGGCGGGGTTACACAAAAATATCTACGGATACGCTGCGGCAAATTGTGGATGGGCGTTATTTCTTTGAAGACAATAACGTAGAGAGAGGAAAAACCTATTGCTATCGGATATTGGCGAATTTTGCTCGCCGTACGGCTAATGGATTATTCTTCTTCAATGCCGTACAAAGTTTGCCTTCCGAGGAAGCTTGTGTACAGCTAGGTAGGGATGTACCACTATTGATCAAAGCAGATGTCGTAGCGACGGATTTTGGCAATGGTGTCATCGACGTGTGCTGGTCTAAACCCGACCCCTCGGATTTGGATACGCTCATGAATCCGGGGCCTTATACTTACGAATTGTTGCGGGCTCCCGGTCATACGGAGGATGTCACCAACTTTACATCGGTCTTTACGACGACTGCACCTGACTTTGCCTCGGCCAATGACACTTGCTTCACGGATATCAATCTGAATACGGTAGATCAACCTTATACCTACGTGGTCAACTTTTATGTCAATGGCGAGCCTACACCTTTAGGGGCCAGTACCGTGGGCGGATCAATCTACCTGAATGCAACACCTTCGGATCGGGTGAATACGCTCTTTTGGGACGAACTCGTTCCTTGGGAGAACTTTGAATACACCATCTTTCGCGAGAATACCAGCGGAGTACTGGAGGAGCTGGCAACGGTTTCCGACCCGATCTACCGAGATGAAGGCTTACAGAATCTGGTAGAATACTGTTACGTTATCAGAAGTGCCGGGACTTACAATATTGATGGCGTTCCCTCGCCATTACTGAATCGTTCTCAGCGGGTATGTAGCACACCTTTTGATAATGTGCCGCCTTGTCCTCCTCTGCTTACTGTCACCAATTTATGTGATCTAAGCGAAAGCTGTGAGGATATTGAAACTTTGGAGAATACCCTCGCCTGGGAGACTGCTGCCACCCTTTGCCCGGAATTTGAAGATGTAGATGGTTATCGGGTTTATTACTCGCCGATGGTCAATGCACCATTTTCATTGATCGCGACAATTGATGATCCTAATCTGCTGGAGTTTATTCACCAGCCAGGGGGAACCATTGCCGGTTGTTACGCGGTCACGGCAGTGGATACAGTAGGGAACGAGAGTGCCCAAAGCAATATCGTTTGTGTGGATAATTGTCCCGTATACGAACTTCCCAATGCTTTTACGCCGAATGGTGATAGCCAGAATGATTTGTTCGTACCTACGCGTTCCTGCTTCATTGCGGAGGTGGAATTCCAGGTTTATAACCGTTGGGGGGCGCTGGTTTTCGAAACCAGGGATCCTGCGCTTAACTGGAATGGGACGAATAGCAAAGGAGAAGCTCTCGAATCGGCTACGTACTTCTACCGCTGCCGGGTGTTTGAGCAACGCGTAGAAGGTGTATTGCCAGCACCTGAATTGCTGAGTGGCTACATTGAGTTGTTGAAGGGTACGCCTTAG
- the paaI gene encoding hydroxyphenylacetyl-CoA thioesterase PaaI, with the protein MEGKMSAEEIVKQMLSKDAFSRWLGIEILATAPGFSRIQMVVRPEMVNGFGIGHGGITFSFADSAFAFASNSRGQHAVSIDTSIQHLAPVQVGDVLIAIAKEQHLGRRLGHYQVEVSREDGELVALFTGMVYRKEHSWSPA; encoded by the coding sequence ATGGAGGGAAAAATGTCAGCCGAAGAAATTGTCAAGCAAATGCTCAGCAAGGATGCTTTCAGCCGATGGTTAGGCATTGAAATATTAGCAACAGCTCCGGGCTTCAGCCGTATCCAAATGGTGGTTCGCCCTGAGATGGTCAACGGATTTGGAATTGGTCATGGAGGCATTACCTTTAGCTTTGCTGATAGTGCTTTTGCTTTTGCCTCAAACAGTAGAGGCCAACACGCTGTTTCTATAGATACGTCGATCCAACATCTGGCTCCAGTACAAGTAGGTGATGTACTCATTGCTATTGCCAAAGAACAGCATTTGGGTCGGCGGCTAGGGCATTACCAGGTAGAGGTAAGCCGGGAAGACGGAGAATTGGTAGCGTTGTTTACAGGAATGGTTTATCGCAAAGAACACAGCTGGAGCCCAGCATAA
- a CDS encoding RNA polymerase sigma factor encodes MTEKELIKGCIREDVNCQQQLFNLYASKMMAVCVRYSRHRLEAEDMLQEAFVKIFDNLDKFAFKGSFEGWVRRIVVNTALKHNQRKYFTNEQIAVEHFPETPIEPVAYSQLGEEELLKMIALLPEGYRVVFNLYAIEGYSHKEIAEMLDIQESTSRSQLVKARKMLQNQLEKLQRLAV; translated from the coding sequence ATGACGGAAAAAGAGTTGATCAAAGGATGCATACGTGAAGACGTCAATTGCCAGCAGCAGTTATTTAACCTGTATGCTAGTAAAATGATGGCGGTGTGTGTGCGGTATTCCAGGCATCGACTCGAGGCTGAGGACATGCTGCAGGAAGCTTTTGTCAAAATCTTTGATAATCTTGACAAGTTTGCTTTCAAAGGCTCTTTCGAAGGTTGGGTACGCAGGATTGTTGTTAATACAGCACTGAAGCACAACCAGAGAAAGTATTTTACAAATGAACAAATTGCCGTTGAGCATTTTCCGGAGACCCCCATTGAGCCAGTGGCTTATTCCCAACTAGGGGAAGAAGAACTCCTGAAAATGATCGCCCTCTTGCCCGAAGGTTATCGGGTGGTATTTAATCTGTATGCTATTGAAGGGTATAGCCACAAAGAGATTGCCGAAATGCTGGATATTCAAGAAAGCACTTCGCGTTCTCAACTTGTTAAAGCCCGGAAAATGCTACAAAACCAATTGGAAAAATTGCAACGCCTTGCCGTATGA
- a CDS encoding phosphoheptose isomerase has protein sequence MADQNQGLKAAFNEKGETISPTLPEGVKNFLIDIDGTVCDDIPNEEPERMGTCLPYPDALKICNKWYEEGHYITFFTSRTEEHRAITEEWLKKHDFKYHGLLMGKPRGGNYHWIDNHIVRATRFKGKFTDLVVENKDVEVFRS, from the coding sequence ATGGCTGATCAAAATCAGGGACTAAAAGCGGCGTTTAACGAAAAAGGAGAAACGATTAGTCCGACTTTACCAGAAGGCGTAAAAAATTTCTTAATTGATATAGATGGTACCGTTTGTGATGATATTCCAAACGAAGAGCCAGAAAGAATGGGTACATGTCTACCCTACCCAGACGCCTTGAAAATTTGTAACAAGTGGTACGAAGAAGGGCACTACATTACTTTCTTCACTTCTCGCACGGAAGAGCATCGCGCGATTACGGAAGAGTGGTTAAAAAAGCACGATTTCAAGTACCATGGGTTGCTGATGGGCAAACCTCGTGGAGGCAATTACCATTGGATTGACAACCACATTGTGCGGGCCACCCGTTTTAAAGGTAAATTCACCGATTTGGTGGTGGAGAATAAGGATGTGGAAGTTTTCCGCTCGTAG
- a CDS encoding superoxide dismutase — protein sequence MAFQLPELSYAYDALEPHVDARTMEIHHSKHHAGYTNNLNAAIKGTDLDGMKIEEILMHVSEHSMAVRNNGGGYYNHKLFWEVMSPDGGGEPSERTNIHKAIVRDFGSFEKFKTEFSNAAATRFGSGWAWLCVSGSDHLFITSTPNQDNPLMDVVEQRGTPILGLDVWEHAYYLNYQNRRPDYVNAFFNVINWQEVTERFNAANKGASEL from the coding sequence ATGGCCTTTCAACTTCCAGAATTATCCTACGCTTACGACGCATTAGAACCACATGTTGATGCGCGCACCATGGAAATCCACCACTCTAAGCACCATGCTGGTTATACCAACAATCTCAATGCCGCTATTAAAGGTACAGATTTGGACGGCATGAAAATTGAAGAAATTTTAATGCACGTTTCCGAACACAGTATGGCCGTGCGCAATAACGGTGGCGGTTATTACAATCATAAACTTTTCTGGGAAGTAATGTCACCTGATGGCGGCGGCGAGCCCAGCGAACGCACAAATATTCACAAAGCCATCGTTCGTGACTTTGGCAGCTTCGAAAAATTCAAAACAGAATTTTCTAACGCTGCGGCTACTCGCTTTGGTTCTGGCTGGGCGTGGCTATGTGTAAGTGGTTCTGATCACCTGTTTATCACTTCTACGCCTAATCAAGATAATCCCTTGATGGATGTTGTAGAGCAGAGAGGAACACCGATCCTGGGCTTGGATGTTTGGGAACATGCCTACTACCTCAACTACCAAAATCGTCGTCCCGACTATGTAAATGCTTTCTTTAATGTCATCAACTGGCAGGAAGTAACAGAGCGTTTCAATGCTGCCAACAAAGGTGCATCTGAGTTGTAA
- a CDS encoding gliding motility-associated C-terminal domain-containing protein, producing MKIKLTLLFLWSSMSSLLIAQPTIQDCLGAVPVCQDVYSESQSPSGDGNIGNEIINGETCTAGELNSIWYVFTANENGMLGFLITPNNLNDDYDWALFDLTNGDCNDLTAANLVSCNAAGGSGCHGATGCSASGTGNWVPGGCGGTGPINALVPMTAGNTYVLMVSNWTGSNDGYSLDFSESTGLGVFDQSPPLVEEISQLPQSCGDATIDIAFNEFLQCNSINDAAFQLDGPGGPYTIDANSTDCASGSSQAKSFLLTINPPIQSMGDYTLTINPTGPMDLLDLCDNQAAPFVFNFTVDVPIPVIIDIGRDTSLVCAGDELVLDASGGGNTFLWEDGSTGPTLTVTNEGIYSVTVTDDCGFGDDAIDVFVQQFPPTVDFGADQVICPGTTPLLDADNGIAFYTWQDGSSATTYTVNTTGDYAVTVENGCGTVEEAINITYVPPLNLNLASEYVLCLGDTLAIDVERPFASYQWSDGSTLAQRNITGDGSFSLTVTTICEVYEADFSSIFLVDPMLDLGEDLVLCPNDSLLLEPGIPGATYIWQDGSMEDRLMVTSPDTYRVTISTACNDLVDSVVIDYLLPITTDLGRDTFLCPEDPFILDARTEVAADYQWENGEKEGRRLIFGPGDYSITVTSICETLVDTIQIAECEICKVYMPNVFSPDNDGVNDRLFPQSPCVLDAYEMQIFDRWGNQVFFSTNPSLGWDGRIKGDLARQGAYVWMIRYTVNENGIAREATERGDVVLLR from the coding sequence ATGAAAATTAAGCTTACACTGCTCTTTTTATGGAGTAGCATGTCCTCTTTGCTCATTGCTCAACCAACCATTCAAGATTGTCTCGGAGCAGTACCTGTCTGTCAGGATGTATACTCCGAAAGCCAATCTCCGTCGGGAGATGGTAATATTGGCAACGAAATAATCAATGGAGAAACTTGTACAGCCGGAGAGCTAAACTCCATCTGGTACGTTTTTACGGCCAACGAAAATGGGATGCTAGGCTTTTTAATTACGCCCAATAATCTCAATGATGATTATGATTGGGCCCTTTTTGACCTTACCAATGGTGATTGTAATGACCTTACAGCAGCAAACTTGGTGAGTTGTAATGCTGCGGGCGGCAGCGGCTGTCACGGAGCGACGGGCTGCTCCGCTAGCGGAACGGGCAATTGGGTGCCAGGAGGTTGTGGAGGTACTGGTCCAATCAATGCATTGGTCCCTATGACGGCCGGGAATACCTACGTCTTGATGGTTAGTAACTGGACGGGGTCAAATGATGGTTATAGCCTGGATTTTAGCGAAAGCACAGGCCTTGGGGTCTTTGACCAATCACCACCTCTTGTAGAAGAGATTAGCCAGTTACCACAAAGTTGCGGTGATGCTACCATTGATATTGCGTTCAATGAATTCTTGCAATGTAACAGTATCAATGATGCAGCATTCCAGTTGGATGGCCCCGGCGGGCCTTATACCATTGATGCCAATTCCACCGATTGTGCCTCGGGAAGTAGTCAGGCTAAATCTTTCCTACTGACCATTAATCCTCCTATCCAATCCATGGGAGATTATACCCTGACAATCAACCCTACAGGCCCTATGGATTTACTTGATCTTTGCGATAATCAGGCAGCACCTTTCGTTTTTAATTTTACGGTAGATGTTCCGATTCCGGTGATCATAGACATTGGTAGAGATACCAGTTTGGTCTGCGCTGGAGATGAACTTGTTTTGGATGCATCAGGTGGGGGAAATACTTTTCTTTGGGAAGACGGCTCTACTGGACCTACCCTTACGGTAACCAACGAAGGTATCTACAGTGTCACAGTAACCGATGATTGTGGTTTTGGGGATGATGCTATTGATGTTTTTGTTCAGCAATTTCCACCAACGGTTGATTTTGGTGCCGATCAAGTTATTTGCCCAGGAACAACACCCTTGTTGGATGCTGATAATGGCATTGCCTTTTACACTTGGCAGGATGGCAGTAGCGCAACAACCTACACTGTAAATACAACAGGAGATTATGCAGTAACCGTTGAAAATGGTTGTGGTACCGTAGAAGAAGCAATCAATATCACTTATGTGCCACCCCTTAATCTTAATCTCGCCAGTGAATATGTGCTCTGTTTGGGAGATACGCTTGCCATTGATGTAGAACGCCCATTTGCATCCTACCAGTGGTCGGATGGCAGTACCCTCGCTCAGCGCAATATCACAGGTGATGGAAGTTTTTCACTTACCGTAACAACCATTTGTGAAGTTTACGAAGCTGACTTTTCTTCTATTTTTCTTGTTGATCCTATGCTTGATTTAGGCGAAGACCTCGTTTTGTGCCCCAATGATAGCCTGCTGCTTGAGCCAGGGATTCCCGGTGCCACCTATATATGGCAGGATGGAAGCATGGAAGACCGCCTGATGGTAACTTCTCCAGATACTTACCGGGTAACGATCTCGACCGCTTGTAATGATTTGGTGGATTCTGTGGTGATTGACTACCTGTTGCCTATCACGACAGATTTAGGACGTGACACCTTTCTTTGTCCGGAAGACCCATTTATTTTAGATGCACGCACCGAAGTAGCCGCTGATTATCAATGGGAAAATGGTGAAAAAGAAGGACGTCGCTTGATCTTCGGTCCTGGAGATTATAGCATTACCGTTACTTCTATTTGTGAAACGCTTGTTGATACCATCCAAATTGCGGAGTGCGAAATTTGTAAGGTCTACATGCCCAATGTCTTCAGTCCGGATAACGATGGCGTAAATGATCGACTATTTCCCCAAAGTCCCTGCGTCTTGGATGCTTACGAGATGCAAATATTTGATCGTTGGGGCAACCAGGTTTTCTTCTCAACAAACCCTAGCCTTGGTTGGGATGGAAGAATCAAGGGAGATTTGGCACGTCAGGGAGCTTATGTATGGATGATTCGGTACACCGTAAATGAAAACGGAATTGCCAGAGAGGCTACCGAAAGGGGCGATGTGGTCTTGTTAAGGTAA
- a CDS encoding retroviral-like aspartic protease family protein, which translates to MKKLIPLFVIVSLLASCSTLHRIKSNRLVTQATLATTNFYSTIDYELKEDLPILTVEIEGKPYRFFFDTGGYTVLSEALIKALKGVRQISHIDVKDGNEQTNRIFTYQLEALSIGGVRFEEVGFAKIGFTESEWFSCLGVDGTLGPNIMKECLWLFATDEQKIILTDQASRLPAYEKGIEVACSTTNINKPLLDFSFAEYSSTLTFDTGFNGYLKLAAITDSTHYQKYPSVEKMGQFFNAGHSKEQRNLIVLQLDSVNVSGLNLQAPISSLDMGSTSSLLGSEIFRSHNVLFDLSGKEITFFPREAPQLINKLSSFGFGFNYEARRITVGYVYKPSAAYTAGVLPGDEIVSIDGTVYNFTDYCDFVTNFDLPAKEKITLELKRAGGPVSIELTKAPLF; encoded by the coding sequence ATGAAAAAACTAATACCCCTATTCGTCATCGTTTCACTCCTTGCAAGTTGCTCGACCCTTCACCGGATAAAGTCCAATCGTCTGGTTACCCAGGCTACGCTTGCGACGACTAATTTTTATTCGACGATTGATTATGAACTCAAAGAAGACCTCCCCATTCTAACGGTAGAAATTGAAGGTAAACCTTACCGCTTTTTCTTTGATACTGGAGGTTATACGGTGCTTTCAGAAGCCTTGATTAAGGCCTTGAAAGGCGTCCGGCAGATCAGCCACATTGATGTAAAAGATGGTAATGAGCAAACCAATCGGATTTTTACTTACCAATTGGAGGCTTTAAGTATTGGAGGAGTCCGTTTTGAGGAGGTAGGTTTTGCAAAAATTGGTTTTACAGAATCGGAGTGGTTTTCTTGTTTGGGGGTTGATGGCACGCTAGGCCCGAATATCATGAAAGAATGTTTGTGGCTGTTTGCTACGGATGAGCAGAAAATCATTTTGACCGATCAAGCAAGTCGCTTGCCCGCTTACGAAAAGGGTATTGAGGTTGCGTGTAGTACCACCAATATCAACAAGCCACTGTTAGATTTTTCATTTGCGGAATATTCGAGTACCCTCACTTTTGATACGGGCTTCAATGGCTATCTGAAGCTAGCGGCCATTACAGATAGTACACACTACCAAAAGTACCCCAGTGTCGAAAAAATGGGTCAGTTTTTTAATGCAGGTCATAGCAAAGAACAGCGTAACCTCATCGTTTTGCAGCTGGATTCGGTCAACGTTTCCGGATTGAACTTACAAGCACCCATTTCCAGCTTGGATATGGGCAGTACTTCCTCTTTACTGGGCAGTGAAATTTTTAGAAGCCACAATGTCTTGTTTGATTTGTCTGGTAAGGAGATCACCTTTTTTCCAAGAGAAGCCCCTCAGTTAATCAATAAACTTAGTTCTTTTGGTTTTGGCTTTAACTACGAAGCGAGGCGGATCACCGTCGGGTATGTGTACAAACCTAGCGCAGCTTATACTGCGGGTGTTTTACCCGGAGATGAGATTGTCAGTATTGATGGCACTGTCTACAACTTCACTGATTATTGCGACTTCGTTACCAATTTTGACCTTCCTGCAAAGGAAAAAATCACCCTGGAATTGAAAAGGGCGGGAGGCCCGGTAAGCATTGAACTTACCAAAGCTCCCTTGTTTTGA
- a CDS encoding toxin-antitoxin system YwqK family antitoxin, whose translation MRFLTTLLILGIACSLHAQTAYWATTYKEHINRGSTVLIAKEGYTFEQTSYGLYIEKYYQNSEHPLREVITYADRRKKILEGPWKVFYSNGQAQVVGRYSEGEKAGRWYFYREDGELWKTCTCTDGVEDCELEKEEVFSEVPPANIRDYTQPVKATDVAASSDEKPIFKVVEEMPRFPGCEEEHSLNDRQQCAQIALLKNIYSRLRIPSGYDGPEGVVVVTFVVEADGAITNARIVRPLEERIDLVALDLINTMPNFIPGKHRGESIRTQFNMPIRIKLE comes from the coding sequence ATGCGCTTTTTAACCACCTTATTAATTTTAGGAATAGCTTGCTCTCTCCATGCTCAAACCGCCTACTGGGCCACTACTTACAAAGAACACATCAATCGCGGAAGCACCGTCTTAATCGCTAAAGAAGGTTATACTTTTGAACAGACGAGCTACGGTTTGTACATCGAAAAATATTACCAAAATTCTGAGCATCCTTTGCGGGAAGTCATTACCTATGCCGACCGACGCAAGAAAATATTAGAAGGACCCTGGAAAGTTTTTTATTCCAATGGCCAGGCGCAAGTGGTGGGGCGCTACTCCGAAGGAGAAAAAGCCGGCCGCTGGTACTTTTACCGAGAAGACGGTGAACTATGGAAAACCTGTACCTGTACCGATGGTGTTGAAGATTGTGAACTGGAAAAAGAAGAGGTGTTTTCTGAAGTCCCTCCAGCCAATATACGCGACTATACCCAACCAGTGAAAGCTACTGATGTTGCAGCTTCTTCAGATGAAAAACCTATTTTCAAGGTCGTGGAAGAAATGCCACGCTTCCCTGGTTGTGAAGAGGAGCATAGCTTAAATGATCGTCAACAATGCGCCCAGATAGCGTTATTGAAAAACATTTACAGCCGCCTTAGAATCCCCTCAGGATACGATGGCCCGGAAGGAGTCGTTGTCGTTACCTTCGTCGTTGAAGCTGATGGAGCAATTACCAATGCCAGGATAGTAAGACCTCTGGAAGAAAGGATAGATTTGGTGGCACTGGACTTGATCAATACTATGCCAAATTTTATCCCGGGTAAACATCGCGGAGAGTCTATTCGGACACAGTTTAACATGCCAATAAGAATCAAACTAGAGTAA
- a CDS encoding VanW family protein, giving the protein MRWLKDQIPRNWRLAAQLLKRQVLDQQVAREGLFATATDELPVFTYFIEQQQPIRSGEHLANKLHNLRLGSQAINTILIQPGQVFSFWRSVGAPTRERGFLESRNLVKGELIAETGGGLCQLSGILYLLALRAGLEVIERHHHSIDIYTEAERFCPLGADATVVYGYKDLRIRNSSAFPIAFNVRVFADSLLAQLKGASPLPDYPLTFERVSLPGKIEVKTLRGEGAESKVVATSCYR; this is encoded by the coding sequence ATGAGGTGGCTCAAAGACCAGATTCCCCGCAATTGGCGCTTAGCTGCACAATTGCTTAAACGGCAAGTCCTGGATCAACAAGTAGCACGAGAAGGCTTGTTTGCCACAGCTACTGATGAACTTCCCGTGTTTACTTACTTTATAGAACAGCAACAACCCATCCGATCAGGGGAACATTTAGCCAATAAACTACACAACCTCCGTCTTGGGAGCCAGGCAATTAACACGATCTTGATCCAACCTGGTCAGGTATTTTCTTTTTGGCGCAGCGTGGGAGCTCCAACAAGGGAAAGAGGGTTTCTTGAAAGCAGAAATCTTGTCAAGGGGGAATTGATCGCCGAAACAGGTGGTGGCCTTTGTCAACTTTCCGGTATCCTTTACCTATTGGCGCTGAGAGCAGGATTGGAAGTTATCGAACGCCATCACCATTCCATAGATATCTATACGGAAGCTGAGCGATTTTGCCCCTTGGGGGCAGATGCTACAGTTGTGTATGGTTACAAAGATTTGCGCATACGGAATTCTTCAGCGTTTCCTATTGCTTTTAATGTGCGGGTTTTCGCTGATTCATTGCTTGCTCAATTAAAGGGAGCCTCTCCCTTGCCGGATTATCCTTTAACATTTGAACGGGTGTCTTTACCAGGGAAAATAGAAGTAAAAACCCTTCGAGGAGAAGGTGCTGAAAGTAAGGTTGTCGCTACTTCTTGTTACCGCTAA